In Chitinophaga nivalis, a single genomic region encodes these proteins:
- a CDS encoding HNH endonuclease has translation MTTIKNLKNEVWKDLQIKNKSALRKKYAVSNMGRVISYHESTEDGKLLTGSTVEGYTVLNVKPADSYQSLYLHREVAKLFNKKTGRTYKYVIHLDYNKKNNKATNLRWATKEEMEDHQQKSPAKLAYKEKQRNRIKGLKLNVSKVKNIKRLLNKPGKKTMKQIAEQFDISEMQLYRIKSGENWSHVTLD, from the coding sequence ATGACCACAATTAAAAATCTGAAAAATGAAGTCTGGAAAGACTTACAGATTAAAAACAAATCTGCCCTGCGTAAAAAATACGCTGTATCCAACATGGGGAGAGTGATCAGTTATCATGAAAGTACCGAAGATGGTAAGCTGCTTACGGGGTCTACCGTAGAAGGCTATACGGTTTTAAACGTAAAGCCGGCCGACAGCTATCAGTCACTCTACCTGCACCGCGAAGTAGCTAAACTTTTCAACAAAAAAACAGGTAGAACCTACAAATATGTAATCCACCTGGACTACAATAAAAAGAACAATAAGGCCACCAACCTCCGCTGGGCAACCAAGGAGGAAATGGAAGACCATCAGCAGAAAAGCCCTGCCAAGCTGGCCTATAAAGAAAAGCAACGCAACCGTATTAAAGGGTTGAAGCTGAATGTGAGTAAAGTGAAGAACATTAAACGCTTACTCAACAAACCTGGCAAAAAAACCATGAAACAGATTGCCGAACAATTCGATATCAGCGAAATGCAGCTGTATCGTATTAAAAGCGGTGAAAACTGGTCTCATGTAACACTGGATTAA
- a CDS encoding DEAD/DEAH box helicase, whose translation MQVSHKAAAFYARIGEAHHIADSAEKTRHYRLILESLFRDLTRKESRSFGNLFARMQFYLDQQEVPAAIQQQLTALRILTNRDTRGSAPLSPALHLLCIKALAQSVAWCYQVAIPAQLQEQYAACGAQNLLLSHQHRPESMAVLKCMITAVEPLYTTTSGRPAFVVAAKNDEQGAFRLLLSHMDPDAIPVLHSLLRPYDTIQVLHCRQEDTSYATTPESQVILEPDLLIDISDLAECFTHKGTNSLSYIVRKLTPQQTSPAILKGNLVNTLLDEMLRNSEVDFKQSFVAAVAENVLQAAACGREKINEMFRDIRQQHWGNLYQTVRELQGKPIRIEPTFFSAQFGLQGRLDLLAEDDTDQSRKEIFELKSGRAPDYNTWKNHEMQVVGYNLLLRSAFGRQRKGSSAILYSAAADSPLRNVSSTHQTENNLLLLRNEVVAMLLRLAGGEYDMLSRITAAAAKDLPPFAAAHFISFEKAWQTAPDIARIYYQQFLAFTLREFLQAKCGMFSAVHREDDTDGFAALWLQQETDKTARFNIIPGLRFREFDTVNSSVLFDIVVPVSHNFRTGDTAIIYPRTGRELQPLQQQLLKGRIEELGKDKLAFSLNNRQMTLDFFSQYEEWIIEHDIYESNYWTGAAALFHVLSPQYRERTDLILGLTAPRWQPLQRNTPAMFNTNQEQLVRQALEAQDYYLLQGPPGTGKTSALLTTIVGEMVKQNKYVTIVAFTNKAVEEICHKLDAGHIPYLRMGGRNAGSSAQLRQYCLDGSLEDARQYITGQHVFVGTVATMTSRLELLLMLGIPLDVLIADEASQLTEPQLLGLLMPYRKFILIGDQNQLPPVIAQETHFCQVTAPQLQELGINDLQGSIFERLMQRCKTQHWRHAWGMLNTHFRMHDSIALLINHYYAGQLMAGTPGQHATFETGDNREQVGWERVLSLGRKVFLPSPYEATSKMHHTEAAWVVSLLHHLKARYGSDFSKNTVGVVTPWRTQISLIRELIADDEVLQQLNIDTVERFQGSENDIIIVSLAVYHAAQIDTLQCLGSFEWETAKIEVDRKLLVTLSRARKQVILMGHEPVLRVSAHYGKVLGEMIRATL comes from the coding sequence ATGCAGGTATCACACAAGGCAGCAGCGTTCTACGCCCGGATAGGAGAAGCACATCATATCGCTGATTCAGCAGAGAAAACCCGTCATTACAGACTGATACTGGAAAGCCTTTTCCGGGATCTCACCCGGAAAGAATCCCGTTCATTCGGTAACCTGTTTGCCCGGATGCAGTTTTACCTCGATCAGCAGGAAGTACCGGCTGCTATTCAGCAACAACTCACAGCCCTGCGCATACTAACGAACAGGGATACACGCGGATCTGCTCCACTGTCTCCGGCCCTGCACCTGCTATGTATCAAAGCACTGGCGCAGAGTGTAGCGTGGTGTTATCAGGTAGCCATACCAGCACAGCTGCAGGAACAATATGCTGCCTGCGGCGCACAAAATTTATTGTTATCACACCAGCACAGGCCCGAAAGTATGGCCGTGCTGAAATGTATGATAACGGCGGTAGAGCCGCTATATACCACTACCTCCGGCAGGCCGGCATTTGTGGTAGCCGCCAAAAACGATGAGCAGGGGGCCTTCCGGTTGCTGCTCTCGCACATGGATCCGGATGCCATTCCGGTGTTGCACTCGCTGCTACGTCCCTACGATACCATACAGGTACTGCACTGCCGGCAGGAAGATACCAGCTATGCCACCACACCGGAAAGCCAGGTAATATTGGAACCGGATCTGCTGATAGATATCAGCGACCTGGCAGAATGCTTTACCCATAAGGGCACCAACAGCCTTTCCTATATTGTCAGAAAACTAACGCCTCAGCAAACCAGTCCGGCGATCCTGAAAGGAAACCTGGTAAACACGCTGCTGGATGAGATGTTACGCAACAGTGAGGTAGATTTCAAACAGTCTTTTGTAGCAGCCGTAGCAGAAAATGTATTGCAGGCAGCTGCCTGCGGCCGGGAAAAAATCAATGAGATGTTCCGCGATATCCGGCAGCAACACTGGGGTAACCTCTATCAGACGGTCAGGGAGCTACAGGGTAAGCCCATCCGGATAGAGCCTACTTTTTTCTCTGCCCAATTCGGGCTGCAGGGGAGGCTGGACCTGCTGGCAGAAGATGATACCGATCAGTCACGTAAAGAGATTTTTGAATTGAAAAGCGGCAGGGCCCCGGATTACAATACCTGGAAAAATCATGAGATGCAGGTAGTAGGCTATAACCTGTTGCTGCGTTCTGCTTTTGGCCGGCAACGGAAAGGTAGTTCTGCGATCCTGTATTCTGCGGCCGCCGATAGTCCGCTGCGTAATGTGAGCAGTACCCATCAAACAGAAAACAACCTGTTGTTGTTGCGCAACGAAGTAGTGGCCATGCTGTTGCGGCTGGCCGGCGGCGAATACGATATGCTCTCCCGGATTACAGCAGCTGCAGCCAAAGACCTGCCACCTTTTGCGGCCGCTCATTTTATTTCTTTTGAAAAGGCCTGGCAAACCGCGCCAGACATCGCCAGAATTTACTATCAGCAGTTCCTGGCATTTACCCTGCGGGAGTTCCTCCAGGCCAAATGCGGTATGTTTTCCGCCGTTCACCGCGAAGATGATACCGATGGATTCGCCGCCCTGTGGCTGCAACAGGAAACTGATAAAACCGCCCGGTTCAATATTATACCGGGACTTCGCTTCCGGGAATTCGACACGGTTAACAGCTCCGTACTTTTTGATATAGTGGTTCCCGTTAGTCATAACTTCCGGACCGGCGATACAGCGATCATTTATCCCCGCACCGGCCGGGAATTACAGCCATTGCAACAACAGTTGCTGAAAGGCCGGATTGAGGAACTGGGTAAAGACAAGCTGGCCTTCTCTCTTAACAACCGGCAAATGACGCTGGACTTTTTCAGCCAGTACGAGGAGTGGATCATTGAACACGATATCTATGAATCCAACTACTGGACGGGAGCTGCCGCCTTGTTTCATGTACTATCCCCACAATACCGGGAGCGTACCGATCTGATATTGGGCCTTACTGCTCCCCGCTGGCAGCCGTTGCAGCGGAATACCCCGGCTATGTTTAATACCAACCAGGAACAGCTGGTCAGACAAGCCCTGGAAGCGCAGGACTACTACCTGCTACAAGGCCCGCCAGGCACGGGCAAAACCTCCGCCTTACTCACGACCATCGTAGGAGAGATGGTAAAACAAAATAAGTATGTCACCATTGTGGCCTTTACCAATAAGGCGGTAGAAGAGATCTGCCATAAGCTGGACGCCGGCCATATTCCCTACCTGCGGATGGGTGGCCGCAACGCCGGTTCTTCTGCGCAGCTCCGGCAATATTGTCTGGATGGCTCCCTGGAGGATGCCCGCCAGTATATTACCGGCCAGCATGTATTTGTGGGCACCGTAGCCACCATGACATCCCGGCTGGAACTGTTGCTAATGTTAGGCATCCCACTGGATGTACTCATTGCGGATGAAGCATCTCAGTTAACAGAGCCACAACTACTAGGTTTGCTGATGCCTTACCGGAAATTTATCCTGATCGGGGATCAGAATCAGCTACCGCCGGTGATTGCACAGGAAACACATTTCTGCCAGGTAACGGCGCCGCAGCTACAGGAACTGGGCATAAACGATTTACAGGGCTCTATCTTTGAACGGTTGATGCAGCGTTGTAAAACCCAGCACTGGCGACATGCCTGGGGCATGCTGAATACCCATTTCCGGATGCATGATTCTATCGCGCTGCTGATCAACCACTATTATGCAGGACAACTGATGGCCGGTACTCCCGGGCAACATGCCACTTTTGAGACAGGAGACAACCGCGAACAGGTAGGATGGGAGCGGGTATTATCGCTAGGGCGTAAGGTTTTTCTTCCCAGCCCGTATGAGGCTACCTCCAAGATGCACCATACAGAGGCTGCCTGGGTGGTATCGTTGTTACATCACCTCAAGGCACGGTATGGCAGCGATTTCAGTAAAAATACGGTAGGCGTGGTTACTCCCTGGCGTACACAAATCAGTCTTATCCGTGAACTGATAGCGGATGATGAGGTGTTACAACAGCTAAATATAGATACGGTAGAACGTTTCCAGGGGTCTGAGAACGATATTATTATTGTATCACTGGCAGTGTATCATGCTGCGCAGATAGATACTCTGCAATGCCTGGGGAGTTTTGAATGGGAAACAGCAAAGATAGAAGTAGATCGTAAGTTGTTGGTAACGTTATCGCGTGCACGAAAACAGGTGATCCTGATGGGGCATGAGCCGGTATTGAGAGTCAGTGCACATTATGGAAAAGTATTGGGAGAGATGATCCGGGCGACCCTGTAG